From a single Phacochoerus africanus isolate WHEZ1 chromosome 11, ROS_Pafr_v1, whole genome shotgun sequence genomic region:
- the LOC125111357 gene encoding olfactory receptor 2AG1-like — translation MEHWNSTLGGGFILVGILNDSGSPGLLCATVAVLYMLALTSNGLLLLVISVDARLHAPMYLLLGQLSLMDLLFTSVVTPKALVDFLLGESTISFGGCALQMFLALALGGAEDLLLAFMAYDRYVAICHPLSYMVLMRPGVCWLLVATSWVLASLNALGHTLYTMHYPFCRSRKISHLLCEIPPLLKLACADTSGYELMVYVMGVTFLIPPLVAVLASYALILFTVLHMPSREGRRKALVTCSSHLTVAGMFYGAATVMYVLPSSLHSPGQDRITSVFYTVVTPALNPLIYSLRNKEVLGAWRRVLGSTCKNNPAHLPIFFL, via the coding sequence ATGGAGCACTGGAACTCCACCCTGGGAGGTGGCTTCATCTTGGTGGGGATTCTGAATGACAGTGGGTCTCCTGGGCTGCTCTGTGCCACAGTCGCCGTCCTGTACATGCTGGCCCTGACCAGCAATGGCCTGCTGCTCCTGGTCATCTCAGTGGATGCCCGGCTCCACGCGCCCATGTACCTGCTGCTCGGGCAGCTGTCCCTCATGGACCTCCTGTTCACGTCTGTCGTCACTCCCAAGGCCCTCGTGGATTTTCTGCTGGGGGAGAGCACCATCTCCTTTGGGGGCTGTGCCCTTCAGATGTTCCTGGCACTGGCGCTGGGTGGCGCCGAGGACCTCCTCCTGGCCTTcatggcctatgacaggtatgTGGCCATCTGCCATCCTCTGAGCTACATGGTCCTCATGAGACCGGGGGTCTGCTGGCTCCTGGTGGCCACATCCTGGGTCCTGGCATCCCTGAATGCTCTAGGGCACACCCTGTATACCATGCACTATCCTTTCTGTAGGTCCCGAAAAATCAGCCACCTGCTCTGTGAGATCCCACCTCTGCTGAAGTTGGCCTGTGCCGATACCTCCGGATATGAGCTCATGGTGTACGTGATGGGTGTGACTTTCCTGATCCCCCCTCTGGTTGCTGTCCTTGCCTCCTATGCACTGATCCTGTTTACTGTGCTCCACATGCCCTCGAGGGAGGGGAGGCGGAAAGCCCTGGTCACGTGCTCTTCCCACCTGACTGTGGCGGGGATGTTCTATGGAGCCGCCACGGTCATGTACGTCCTGCCCAGCTCCCTGCACAGCCCCGGGCAGGACCGCATCACCTCTGTCTTCTACACCGTGGTCACCCCAGCCCTGAACCccctcatctacagcctgaggaacaaggaggtgctgggggcctggaggagggtCCTGGGAAG